From the Anguilla anguilla isolate fAngAng1 chromosome 8, fAngAng1.pri, whole genome shotgun sequence genome, one window contains:
- the LOC118233035 gene encoding BTB/POZ domain-containing protein KCTD1-like — protein MSRPMATRSPVSPLSSQGIPTPAQLTKSNAPVHIDVGGHMYTSSLATLTKYPESRIGRLFDGTEPIVLDSLKQHYFIDRDGHMFRYILNFLRTSKLLIPDDFKDYSQLYEEARYYQLQPMQAELERWRQDRELGRTSRPCECLVVRVAPDLGERITLSGDKALIEDIFPEIGDVMCNSVNSGWNHDSTHVIRFPLNGYCHLNSVQVLERLQQRGFEIVGSCGGGVDSSQFSEYVLRREVRRGQRCPSVIRIKQEQLD, from the exons ATGTCCAGGCCCATGGCAACACGATCACCTGTATCTCCACTGAGTAGCCAGGGCATCCCGACCCCTGCACAGCTCACCAAGTCCAACGCGCCTGTGCACATTGACGTGGGCGGCCATATGTATACCAGCAGCCTGGCCACGTTAACCAAGTATCCCGAATCCAG AATTGGTCGGCTCTTCGATGGCACAGAGCCCATCGTCCTGGACAGCCTCAAACAGCACTACTTCATCGACAGGGACGGCCACATGTTCCGGTACATTCTCAATTTCCTCAGGACCTCCAAACTCCTCATTCCTGACGATTTCAAG gactaCAGCCAGCTGTACGAGGAGGCGCGGTACTACCAGCTGCAGCCCATGCAGGCGGAGCTGGAGCGCTGGCGGCAGGACCGGGAGCTGGGCCGGACGTCGCGGCCGTGCGAGTGCCTGGTGGTGCGCGTGGCGCCCGACCTGGGCGAGCGCATCACGCTCAGCGGCGACAAGGCCCTCATCGAGGACATCTTCCCCGAGATCGGCGACGTCATGTGCAACTCGGTCAACTCCGGCTGGAACCACGACTCCACCCACGTCATCCGCTTCCCGCTCAACGGCTACTGCCACCTCAACTCCGTACAG GTCCTGGAGAGGCTGCAGCAGCGCGGGTTCGAGATCGTGGGCTCCTGCGGAGGGGGCGTAGACTCCTCCCAGTTCAGCGAGTACGTCCTGAGGAGAGAGGTCAGGCGGGGACAGCGCTGTCCCTCTGTCATCAGGATAAAGCAGGAGCAGCTGGACTAG